The Terriglobia bacterium genome contains the following window.
TTTCGCCAGTGCTCGTGCCACGACCTCCTCAGAGTGCCCCAGACCGTAAACCGCTGCCGTGTCGATCCAGTTGATGCCGAGGTCGAGGGCGTGATGAATGGCAGCGAGCGATTCCTCGTCATCCTGGGGACCCCATGCGAATGCCCAACCTCCACCCCCCATCGCCCAGGCCCCCAATCCGATCGGAGTAATTTCAAAGCCGGTGTTGCCCAGTTGCCGTTTTTCCATGGACGTTATTCCTCTGACCCCATTCGCCCGGCAAACATGCCGTGCTCAAACCCAGGAAACTACGGATAGACGCGGGGGAACGCAATGCCGCCTGACGTCCGCGGCCAACATTCAAGCCACAAACACATGAAATCCTTTTCGCGTGCTTCGTGTATTTCGTGGATTCTGTGGCGGAGCCCGGAGGCCATCCTCGTCCGGCTGAGGTCGACAGCGGTTGCCGAGGCTGCATGTGTTGCAGCCTTCGGCAACATCTCCGCGGCAGATGGACGAACTTGGCCGGATCCTGATTTTCCTACTTTGTAGGCTTCACATCAGAAAGCGTATAGTCTGCCCCCATCTTCATCTGGTCGGCAGCGACCTTGAGAGCTTTCTGAACATCCGACAATTTGACGGTGCTGTCTTTTTTGACGGTAAACTGGAGCGTCATCTTCGAGGTATCCACCGAAACAGCATCAATCTCCTTCATTTTTTCCAATGTCTGTTTGATGAGCGGGCCGCACCCGCCACACACGATCGCCTTCACCTTGGCGGAATACGTTCCTGGTTTCAAAACGTCCTGGGATTGCTGGGCGGCGAGGGACACTGTGGAAATCATCGCCAGCAGGGCGATAGTTGCAACCAAACTGAGCCATACGGTTTTCCTGTTCATGTAGAGACTCCTCTTACTTTTGCATTTGGCTTTGCAGTTGATTCCGATTGGACATTCCTAGGTCAATACACACACAGCTTACGCAAGAGGGACGGCTTGATCAATAGGGACATGCGGCATCGCCCTGTCTCATGTTGGCATTGCAGGACTAGGGGCCGGAGCCGGCCTGTGCTCCGGAAGTGACTCCTCAAGAACGGAAAGCAGCCACGAATGGCTCGGATTTCGAGAATAGCGACATTCGTGAAATTCGTGCCGTGCGCGGCTGCCTTTAACAGCCTCCAGACCGGCTATTTTTTGGGCTTGCTGGCCTTGGCCACAGCGGGAGAGGCCTTGACCATGGTTGCGATGTCTTGACCCTTCTCCACCCGGTAATGCACGGTGGCTCTGTCACCTGCCTTCATATCGCCTTCCTTCTTGGTCTGATCGTTGATCAGGAAGGTCGATTGTTCCTCTTTGCCCTTCACTCGGTGGGAGAGCACCAGCTTGTTCGCTTCCACTGAGCTGACGACTCCCATTGCCGTATGGGTTACAACCGCCCTCGGCTTGGTCGTCTTGGCACTGGTTCCAGCCGCGGTTCCTTGAGCAAAAGCTGCGAGGGCCATGAGGAGGATCAGCCCCATCGCTAAAGTTACAGCACGCTTCATATCCTTGTCTCCTTTCAATCATGCTTGAGATTGCCACTGCACTCTCGAGACAAAGGCTACCAACCGGACGATTAAGCCAGGATTAAGCCCAAATTATTTCCTGATTAATCCTCTCGCTGCCGTTAGATCTGGAGAGATCAGGTTGTGTGGGAATCGGCAGGCGCCAGCGGAAGCGTCACGCGAAAGACAGTCCCCTGTTTAGGCTGGCTATCCACGCTGACTCGGCCCTGATGTTCTTTTACGACCCACTCGACCAGGCTGAGGCCCAGCCCGGCTCCGTCCAGCTCCTTGGAGCGTGATGGATCGCCTCGATAGAAGAGCTCAAAAACGTGCGGCAGTGCCTGCGCCTCTATTCCGATACCGTTGTCGCGCACTTCCAGGACAGCGTCGCCATCCTGCCTGCGAACGCTGATCTCGACGCGGCCGCCGTCGCGGGTAAATTTGATCGCGTTATCGAGAAGATTCAGGATGACTCGCTCCAACCACCCTGCATCACCGACGACGGTAACCTCGCCTTCCTGCACGCCCTCGAGGGTGATGGCTTTGTTGGCGGCCAAGATTTCCATCTGTTCCACGAGGGACCGTGCCAGATCCGAGAGGTTCACATTTTCGCGTGCGAGCTTGATCTGTCCCGCCTCTGCGCGCGCCAGGGTAAGCATCTGGTCGGTCATTTGCGAAAGCTTGGCAAACTCCTCCAGCTGGCTTT
Protein-coding sequences here:
- a CDS encoding cation transporter, translating into MNRKTVWLSLVATIALLAMISTVSLAAQQSQDVLKPGTYSAKVKAIVCGGCGPLIKQTLEKMKEIDAVSVDTSKMTLQFTVKKDSTVKLSDVQKALKVAADQMKMGADYTLSDVKPTK